The following are from one region of the Corynebacterium hindlerae genome:
- a CDS encoding glycosyltransferase family 87 protein has protein sequence MTLARPTTINLELSPKILWTISVTALVSGLWQIIHFYLLWDYHIDMEVYRAGARAFLDNRSLYAEPFEVAGIRLPFIYPPFGAAILSPFALVSGKVAAVSVIVLSALLTYLCIFVISRALIRNNPLLSFTFACVMWPLALLSEPHTMNASYGQINVLVLALCVLDLVPRKRFLPQGTLIGVAAAIKLTPVALCLFFLLRKDFKAIFWAGFAGVFVTAVTALFRFTATKEFYTDMIFKMNSTNEAGVSTAYMTNQSIKGMLARWAPSEAAAQQHQTLIDIAWIIIVLVAVIAASKLMLLMFERNMLVDAAMVNAGLMLIISPISWSHHWVWMPLFAMVLIHRWLATPKNPVLLGICAGATWLFCLQIKPHWIFGDLHEEMFGFSVLQKIILSGYLWLMLFILVSLFIVMKRTKVNSAD, from the coding sequence ATGACTTTGGCTCGCCCCACCACTATCAACCTGGAACTTTCTCCGAAAATTCTGTGGACGATATCTGTTACCGCCCTCGTCTCCGGTTTATGGCAGATTATCCACTTCTACCTGTTGTGGGATTACCACATCGATATGGAAGTGTATCGCGCCGGAGCGAGGGCGTTTTTGGATAACAGATCGCTCTATGCTGAGCCCTTCGAAGTAGCCGGCATTAGGCTGCCATTCATCTACCCGCCGTTCGGCGCGGCGATTTTGAGTCCCTTCGCACTGGTCAGCGGCAAAGTGGCAGCGGTGTCCGTGATTGTGCTGTCCGCGCTGCTGACCTACCTGTGCATCTTCGTTATTTCCCGGGCGCTGATCCGAAATAACCCGCTGCTATCCTTCACGTTCGCTTGCGTCATGTGGCCGCTTGCGCTGCTGTCGGAGCCGCATACGATGAACGCGAGCTACGGGCAGATCAACGTGCTGGTGTTGGCGCTGTGTGTGCTTGATCTGGTGCCCCGAAAGCGGTTCCTGCCTCAGGGCACGCTGATTGGCGTTGCTGCGGCGATTAAGCTTACCCCGGTGGCGCTGTGCCTGTTCTTCCTGCTCCGCAAGGATTTCAAGGCGATTTTCTGGGCCGGTTTCGCTGGCGTGTTTGTCACAGCTGTCACTGCCCTGTTCCGCTTCACCGCCACCAAAGAGTTCTACACCGACATGATCTTCAAGATGAACTCGACCAACGAGGCGGGCGTGAGCACGGCGTACATGACGAACCAGTCCATCAAGGGCATGCTGGCCCGTTGGGCGCCGTCGGAGGCAGCCGCGCAGCAGCATCAGACGCTCATCGACATCGCCTGGATCATCATCGTCCTCGTGGCGGTCATTGCCGCCTCGAAGCTAATGTTGCTGATGTTTGAACGCAACATGCTTGTCGACGCCGCCATGGTCAACGCAGGCCTCATGCTGATCATTTCCCCGATCTCTTGGTCCCACCACTGGGTGTGGATGCCGCTGTTTGCCATGGTGCTTATTCACCGCTGGCTGGCGACACCAAAAAATCCAGTGCTGCTTGGTATCTGCGCTGGTGCCACCTGGCTGTTTTGTTTGCAGATTAAGCCGCACTGGATTTTTGGTGATTTGCACGAGGAAATGTTTGGTTTCAGCGTGCTGCAGAAAATTATTTTGTCAGGCTACCTGTGGCTGATGCTGTTCATCCTGGTGAGCCTATTCATCGTGATGAAGCGGACGAAAGTTAATTCAGCGGATTAA
- the ilvD gene encoding dihydroxy-acid dehydratase, with the protein MIPLRSKVTTVGRNAAGARALWRATGMGDNDFGKPIIAIANSYTQFVPGHVHLKNVGEIVAEAIEAAGGVAKEFHTIAVDDGIAMGHGGMLYSLPSREIIADSVEYMVNAHTADALVCISNCDKITPGMLNAALRLNIPVVFVSGGPMEAGKAVVVDGVAHAPTDLITAISASANDGVDEQGLTEVERSACPTCGSCSGMFTANSMNCLTEALGLSLPGNGSTLATHAARRALFEEAGRAIVQLAQRYYGEGDESVLPRNIATKKAFENAMALDMAMGGSTNTVLHILAAAQEGEVDFDLADIDALSKKVGCLSKVSPNSDYHMEDVHRAGGIPAILGELYRGGLLNEDVHAVHSDSLEQWLTEWDIRSGTASDKAIDLFHAAPGGVRTTEAFSTDNRWDSLDTDAETGCIRDIEHAYTKDGGLAVLRGNIAPDGAIIKAAGIEEELWHFSGPARVVESQEEAVSVILNKTIQPGEVLVVRYEGPSGGPGMQEMLHPTAFLKGAGLGKKCALITDGRFSGGSSGLSVGHISPEAAHGGVIGLIEDGDIVTIDVHTRELSVDVAEDELERRREAMLASERPWQPRNRDRQVTKALRAYAKLATSADKGAVRRVD; encoded by the coding sequence ATGATCCCTCTCCGTTCTAAAGTAACTACCGTTGGCCGCAACGCCGCAGGTGCCCGCGCCCTCTGGCGCGCCACCGGCATGGGCGACAATGACTTTGGCAAGCCGATCATCGCTATTGCCAATTCCTACACCCAGTTCGTCCCAGGCCACGTCCACCTGAAAAATGTGGGCGAGATCGTCGCCGAGGCCATTGAGGCTGCCGGTGGCGTGGCGAAAGAATTTCACACCATCGCTGTTGACGACGGCATCGCCATGGGCCACGGCGGCATGCTGTACTCTCTCCCGTCCCGCGAGATCATCGCCGATTCGGTGGAGTACATGGTGAACGCCCACACTGCCGACGCCCTCGTCTGCATCTCCAACTGCGACAAGATCACGCCGGGCATGCTCAATGCTGCGCTGCGGCTGAACATCCCAGTGGTCTTTGTCTCCGGCGGTCCGATGGAGGCCGGCAAGGCCGTGGTGGTGGACGGCGTGGCCCACGCCCCCACTGATCTAATTACGGCGATTTCCGCCTCGGCGAACGACGGCGTCGATGAGCAAGGCCTCACCGAAGTCGAGCGCTCCGCCTGCCCTACCTGCGGTTCCTGCTCCGGCATGTTCACGGCCAACTCCATGAACTGCCTGACGGAGGCCCTGGGCCTGTCCCTGCCGGGCAACGGTTCTACGTTGGCAACGCACGCCGCACGTCGCGCCCTGTTTGAGGAAGCTGGCCGGGCGATTGTGCAACTGGCCCAGCGCTACTACGGCGAAGGCGACGAGTCCGTCCTCCCGCGCAACATCGCGACTAAGAAAGCCTTCGAAAATGCGATGGCCCTGGACATGGCCATGGGCGGCTCCACCAACACTGTGCTCCACATCCTGGCCGCCGCCCAGGAGGGCGAGGTCGACTTTGACCTGGCGGACATCGACGCACTGTCCAAGAAGGTCGGCTGCCTGTCCAAGGTCTCCCCGAACTCCGACTATCACATGGAGGACGTGCACCGCGCTGGCGGTATCCCCGCCATCTTGGGTGAGCTGTACCGCGGCGGGCTATTGAACGAGGATGTCCACGCCGTCCACTCGGACTCTCTGGAGCAGTGGCTCACTGAGTGGGATATCCGTTCTGGAACCGCCTCAGACAAGGCTATCGACTTGTTCCATGCTGCTCCGGGCGGGGTCCGCACCACGGAGGCGTTCTCCACGGACAACCGCTGGGACTCGCTTGATACCGACGCCGAAACTGGCTGCATCCGCGACATCGAGCACGCCTACACCAAGGACGGTGGCCTGGCGGTGCTGCGTGGCAACATCGCCCCAGACGGCGCAATCATCAAGGCCGCCGGCATTGAGGAAGAGCTGTGGCACTTCAGCGGCCCCGCCCGCGTGGTGGAGTCCCAGGAAGAAGCGGTCTCCGTGATCCTGAATAAGACCATCCAGCCCGGCGAGGTGCTGGTCGTGCGCTATGAAGGCCCCTCCGGTGGTCCGGGCATGCAGGAGATGCTGCACCCCACCGCGTTCCTCAAGGGCGCCGGCCTGGGAAAGAAGTGCGCGCTGATTACCGACGGCCGGTTCTCCGGCGGATCCTCCGGGCTGTCCGTAGGCCACATCTCCCCTGAGGCCGCCCACGGTGGTGTCATCGGCCTCATCGAGGACGGGGACATCGTTACCATTGACGTTCACACCCGTGAGCTGTCCGTGGACGTGGCCGAGGATGAGCTGGAACGGCGTCGTGAAGCCATGCTTGCTTCCGAACGGCCGTGGCAGCCTCGAAACCGCGACCGGCAGGTCACCAAGGCGTTGCGCGCCTACGCGAAGCTGGCAACGTCGGCCGACAAGGGAGCTGTCCGCCGGGTGGACTAG
- a CDS encoding PH domain-containing protein, which translates to MSSESAMAPQAPTATTFHADRTHLIGAAVMALISLLVIGAKPLYLFWILALPALFAYWVIKSKTVVDEAGITAHYAFKKPQTMAWGDFAGIRFAGSGAYARNSSEQEFSLPGVTFNSLPKLSVASQGRIVDALTAGRDAAHDKVVVYHRDGRQILKRKDEV; encoded by the coding sequence ATGAGTTCTGAGTCCGCAATGGCGCCACAAGCACCCACGGCCACCACGTTCCACGCCGACCGCACCCACTTGATCGGCGCGGCCGTGATGGCCCTCATTTCCCTGCTGGTCATCGGAGCGAAGCCACTGTATCTCTTCTGGATCCTCGCACTCCCAGCCCTCTTCGCTTACTGGGTCATCAAATCCAAGACCGTCGTTGACGAAGCAGGAATCACGGCTCACTACGCCTTTAAAAAGCCACAGACCATGGCGTGGGGCGACTTCGCAGGCATCCGCTTCGCAGGAAGTGGTGCCTACGCACGGAACTCATCCGAACAAGAGTTTTCCCTCCCGGGCGTTACCTTTAACTCTTTGCCAAAGCTGAGCGTTGCCTCGCAGGGGCGCATTGTCGACGCCCTGACCGCGGGCCGCGACGCCGCCCACGACAAGGTGGTTGTGTACCACCGCGATGGCCGCCAGATCTTGAAGCGCAAAGACGAGGTCTAA